ATACAATGTTAGATTTATCAGGTCAATATAAATCACGTTGTCAACTTATGCCATGCTATATAATGCTACGCATATCATATCATCTGAGACTGTGAATCTACTGAGCATTTTCGCCGGCATTTGCACTAGATGACTGACGGCATCTGCTACGAGTATGTCCCTCAGCTCCACATAGCCTACATCGCCTAGGACGACGTAACATTCGCGTGTCCATCTCATTTAAGAAGCGAGTCATCTTGGGGCGACCTTTCGTGACGCGCCTAAGGAACGGATTCGGTACGAACCGAGGTCCATTGTAAGCTGGCCAAGTTGTAGGATTACCAAGTGGCCTAAACCTTGCTCGGTACACCCGCCGAATTTGGTCCATCTTATACACATCATGGACATATAGTTTCCAATCCAGTCGTTGGTTAGCACAACAAGCGAACACATGTCTGCAAGGGATCCGATCCACCTGGAACTCACCGCAGTCACATCTAAGTCCTCGTAGATCGACTGCAAATTCCATTCCACTTGGCATCTCACGCACCTCAAAGACCTCATTCAGGCGGTCAAAGCAACTGACCTGAATGTTCCCCGATGCAAGCTGGTTTGCATGCAACTTCGAAGTCACGACATCTGAGAACACATGCCCCGCACTAATCCGCGCTTCTGCCTCTGCTCTTTTTCGGGTGAACAACTCGTTTAGCCTGTAGAATGTTGCCTTCACAAGAGCAGTTATAGGCAGATTGCGTGCACCCTTCAACACTGAATTGATGCATTCCACAAGATTCGTCGTCATGTGCCCCCATCGGTATCCACCGTCAAATGCCAATGCATACTGCTCGCGAGGAATTCGGTTTAACCAGTCTGTATACGCTTCGCCCCGTTCCCGCAATCGCTGGTATCGCAGTTCGTACTCCCGCACCGTCCTTGAATATCTTGGAGGaaagcaaagaaaaaaaaaattagctgTCGAAAGAAATCGCGTGAAGGTGGAATCTATTAATAACATAACTAAATTTAGTAAATGGTTACCAATGTTGACGACCAATTTTTGGAGGTACGGTGCCTTGAATTTCCGCAGAAAGTTTGACTCAATATGCCTGATGCAAAACATATGAAAAGCTCTAGGAGGTGACCAAGCTCCATTACTGCGCTCCACAGCTGCATTGATGGATTCGTGTCGGTCGGATATTAGACCAATACCATCCCGAGTGACAACATGTTGACGAAGGTTACTTAGGAAAAAGTGCCATGCATCAGAAGTCTCTCCCTCCACAACAGCAAACGCAATTGGGACAATATTGTTGTTCCCATCTTGTGAAACTGCCACTAGCAGACAACCCTTATACTTTCCATACAAGTGAGTCCCATCCACCTGGACAACTGGTTTACAATGTCTGAATGCCCTAATACAGGGGTAATAACTCCAGAATACTCGATGCAGTACTCGAATATCACCCACCAACTCATCCCCTTGATAAGCAGGCATAGTCTCAAAATGGACAACAGCTGACGGCTCCCTATGACACATGGCCTCAAACCATATAGGCAACGCTTCATACGATGCTTCCCAacctccaaatattttttctactGCCCTTTGCTTAGCCAGCCATGCTTTCCGATAACTAATGGTGTAGTTAAACTTCGATTGCACTTCTGCTATAACCGACTTTACCTTTAAGGACGGGTCCGCCTCAACCAATGGCTTTATCGCTTCTGCAATTGTGAGAGAATCCAGCTTCGAATGGTCCTGTGAAATCGTGGCTCGGGTACATGTGTGACTACCATTATACCTCCTTATAACCCAACAGTACTTCCTGCTGATCATGCTAACCCTGATAAGCCAATCACACCCTGATCCGTACTGCGTACACTTGGCATAAAATGTCAACGGCTCAGACTCATACACCCGGTAGTCTACACTTCGTCGTATGGTATACTCTTTTATCGCCTTAATAACAGCTTCCCTCGAACCGAACTCCATACCAACGGCAAACTCACCATCTGCGACAATAGGAATCTCTGCATTTGACAACCAGCATAggaaaaatcaaataaagagaCATATATTACAAATCTGACAACACCTTATTATGTCACTCTAATTAAAATGAAAACACCAGCAAGTCATGTAAAACTTAGACCATGAAGGCCGGTTCGACCGTCGCACGACAAGAACCGGAACCTAACCGGTCCGGTTCACTGGATTCTAACCGTTAACTGCGAATGATATTTACAAACTCATGTAAATTTTACCTACCTGCAGTCATATATCCCGGAAACTCCGGAACATGCATGGCTTCCAAATCCAAAACTCGCATGAATGATGGCTCCTCAAACGGCTCATCGTTTGCGAGTGCATTTGCCACCTCTGTTACATCTGGCGCCGTTGCTCCTTCACCTTCATCTTCACCTCCATCTCCATCTGGACCAACAAACTGGTAGTTACTTTCGAACTCTTCTTCACTGTCAGTATTATAATCTTCTCGTAGAATATTTCGGTCGGCCTCagattgttcaaactcaatataCAACTCGATGAAGGAGATCTGAGCCCGGTTttcaatatacattgaaaacatCTCTTGCATGCTCGCTTCGTCCGTCACATATCTGCTTTGAAACTGGACGAATCCACCAAATACCTGTATGGGATATCTGTATAGAATACATGATATCTTTCTTGCTCTCTCAGAATCAATGGCTTCAGAAATCACCCCTTTCAGCTCTTCAAATGAGATGATAAAGGGAATAACAACATCTAAGGGTTTTTCACATATAAATTTTACTCCTTCCGAAGTTTGTAGTAAAATCTGACCAAAATAATACACCTTTAATAATACTCGGTCACTCATCTCTCTCAAacatataaaaagaaaagaagatagaTTTGGCAAGTAGAGTTCAACTCATCACCAGATAATAATAAGGAAACGAGAAAGAAGAAACAGAAGAGTATGCAGCCGTTCAAGTTGGGGAAGAAGAAGACGCGAGTGACCTACTTCCTTACTGCGTGCTTTTATATGGACCATTTTAAGGAACTCGCACCCATCGACTAGGTTAACATGACACAGGTACATATTTACAACTCAAATCGCACCATGCGATTTCCTTGTCAGTTTCCAACTGCCTACAACTCGCACCATGCGATTTCTGGCACCGTTGTAGCACACCCAACTTTAAACGGAGGGTGCGATTTCATTAGCAGAAAATCTCATTTCCCCTTATCATACAAATCGCACGGTGCGATTTCCTTTGGCATCAATTTTCATTTCTCTTTCTCATACAAATCGCACGGTGCGATTTCTCCACCCTCACAGTGTCAGAAAGCTATCCCACATATGCGTATATTCCCCCATACTTCCATATCTGTGAAAAGCTCCCCTGTAGGTTCCATATCGATAAAAATTAGCCTAGACTCTGGTGGTgatctatatataattttatatgtaattcttttaacaaaaaatacCATCTGAATGAAAGAAGGACCTCGCGGAATTGCCAGTACTGTATTATTGACTAGATTTGGACTATATTACTGCAAATATTATGGTCAGAATTTATCTCGTAGGAGGAGGTACATATAAATTTGACAGCAATAATATTTTAGGAAGAGGTTCTGGTATGGCACTGTACTAAGCAGAACGTGATATTTCAGTTCGTTTTGACCATGaagatataaattaaaatatataaatggTGCAGATTGATGTGATGTTGGTTTGAGTGGACACCAAGAAATAAGATTTACGAAAGACCTGCAACCGGTTAGTAGATGTCTTTTATGTCCAGCTTGAACTAAAGGTGCATCTCTGTTGGCGTAAAATTTAGTTTAGCTGAGATGAAGGCAAGCCAAACTAATCTATTGCTAggtttttttctgtttttccttttttgttaTCATTTATCGGCTTAgtttgattgttctacaaaaaAAGATCCAAATTAGGCTGACAAAAATTGTTTTTATTGACTggcttaattttttaaaatgagttTAAGTAATAATTcttgtcaaaaaaaaaagtaataatttGTTATGtgaaattattatatattttatgttgttatgtgaaattattatatattttatgataaattaacaataatggattcaaaaattttaaattatgagAGTAAATATATagcatataaaaataataaaaaaaattgtataaatatattaaaatatataaaaataaataacataaaaatattaaatattaaatattaaataattatttatttattattatcaatattaATAAGTAATAACGTAGTTATTAAGTtaactttttataaattaaatatataataataataataataataataataataataataataataataataataataataataataaaaagttgaGTAAAAAAACTCAAGGATATATATAAACTTTAACTAAAtaaattcattaatttataatGCTATAGTAatgttttgttttttattaaatagatttaatatttatttttatcttatactTTTAGATATaaattagagtttaattttgatgtattgaCGGTAAAATATATTATACAATTATTCAATTGTCGGTTTGTTTAGATAATTATTCATATGATCAAcgtaaaaaatagttattttttataatatgatatTAGTAATTAGATATACatgtaaatttatttatattaaaatttaattaaaaaattgatatatatatatatatatatatatatatatatatatataacataaaaaaattagctaatttgtattttaaaaaaatatgttaagagaataataataaaatatttttaatatatttaatatattaaaaatataaaaaataacctttcaataattttttgtcAAACCTTCTTTTTGTTGGTGTTTTTAAAAGTACCCTTATGACATAGGTTAGCAACATTTTTAAAATACTAGTAGTTTTATTCATAATAATATTACgggaatataaattttttaaaattacggTTCATTTTGTTCTGATAGTATAGATTATGCATGgcacaaaagatttataaaatcaaactacttttacaaaaaaaagTCATAAGTTGACAAAAGTCTCTAGTTAAGAAGACCAAGGTATctgtagataaaaaattaaataataatatttttagttcttatttttatatgaaaaagtctaattttttattaataattaattttaacatttgttatctaaaatttaaaacaatttaacgtgtatacttttatatttaattaggtGTTAACTGTTAAGTCTGTTAtacaaatagaaataattaatttttatacttgctatttaaaaataatattttttttctgtgtatataaaaatataattagatattagtataaaaaaattatacgaatgttataaaattaactcaaaattaattttttttaaaacaattgaatcctgattctaacttttaatgataacattagtattctctccaaattatatgtaataaatatttgaaagaagagaaataaaaatatagattagaaagataagcggtgaaaatttaaaactaaataaaaaactatgtatataataacaataataataatattttttatttaaattatattattttgttaattttgttttttatagaagagaaagatagaaaaaaatagagaatgagagaaaagagagagaaagataaaaa
This sequence is a window from Arachis stenosperma cultivar V10309 chromosome 10, arast.V10309.gnm1.PFL2, whole genome shotgun sequence. Protein-coding genes within it:
- the LOC130957614 gene encoding uncharacterized protein LOC130957614, which produces MSDRVLLKVYYFGQILLQTSEGVKFICEKPLDVVIPFIISFEELKGVISEAIDSERARKISCILYRYPIQVFGGFVQFQSRYVTDEASMQEMFSMYIENRAQISFIELYIEFEQSEADRNILREDYNTDSEEEFESNYQFVGPDGDGGEDEGEGATAPDVTEVANALANDEPFEEPSFMRVLDLEAMHVPEFPGYMTAEIPIVADGEFAVGMEFGSREAVIKAIKEYTIRRSVDYRVYESEPLTFYAKCTQYGSGCDWLIRVSMISRKYCWVIRRYNGSHTCTRATISQDHSKLDSLTIAEAIKPLVEADPSLKVKSVIAEVQSKFNYTISYRKAWLAKQRAVEKIFGGWEASYEALPIWFEAMCHREPSAVVHFETMPAYQGDELVGDIRVLHRVFWSYYPCIRAFRHCKPVVQVDGTHLYGKYKGCLLVAVSQDGNNNIVPIAFAVVEGETSDAWHFFLSNLRQHVVTRDGIGLISDRHESINAAVERSNGAWSPPRAFHMFCIRHIESNFLRKFKAPYLQKLVVNIGNHLLNLVMLLIDSTFTRFLSTANFFFLCFPPRYSRTVREYELRYQRLRERGEAYTDWLNRIPREQYALAFDGGYRWGHMTTNLVECINSVLKGARNLPITALVKATFYRLNELFTRKRAEAEARISAGHVFSDVVTSKLHANQLASGNIQVSCFDRLNEVFEVREMPSGMEFAVDLRGLRCDCGEFQVDRIPCRHVFACCANQRLDWKLYVHDVYKMDQIRRVYRARFRPLGNPTTWPAYNGPRFVPNPFLRRVTKGRPKMTRFLNEMDTRMLRRPRRCRLCGAEGHTRSRCRQSSSANAGENAQ